One window from the genome of Synechococcus sp. PROS-7-1 encodes:
- a CDS encoding exodeoxyribonuclease V subunit gamma, with translation MLRIYRSNRAELLAQLLAQDLNLNPPEPFEQVEVVVNTWPTSRWLGERLASINGISALVRFPFPGSRLRQLVQAVLSTEAPIDDPWRAERLVWTVLAVLPQLMQREEAKQLRQWWDSHRTASEALSREQWLLARQLADAVDDYALYRPQELAGWLAGDDGGNLPDTLRWQPLLVRALAALLPNDPFGLQVQRAVDRLRLGQAPATPLPKRLRLFGLSNLAPVQIDLLQALAGVIQVELYLLTPCPDLWERSAQRRRRLGENWTASPDGTWLIEAPKLEAILGRMGGEFQLLLEGSGDCLLSNTDQADLFADPVAMAASEGRQGSLLEQLQRQLASTEQVPLQRQSSDRSLLFMGCAGPWREVQLVRDHILHWMADDPTLQPRDILVMTPDVERYAPLLASVLSDQDATGVDLPWRLTDRSQQNSPGLQQAFMTLLQLSAERLTATGLEALMSNPAFLSLQGLEAQEAMDITAALQRSGFRWGLDHEERHGDDTHSLRWCLDRWLIGLILPDEPGLALGTCAPALADLSLQQLERWWPLLDQIARWIAQLRQSGSCSVWVERLRRLLSDLFGDGGAWDWELQAIQQCLDGWVLQAGHCELNLETTVVIAVLEEALSADSGRFGHRSGAMTVSALEPMRAIPHRVIVLMGLDAASFPRTRERPGFHLLERQRRLGDPSSTDQDRYVLLEALLSSRQHLLISWSSRDERRGDTLPPCPPVQQWLSLLRQELSEEAMAQVLIEPPANPLDAANFIPTKTDALSCDRRLLQARQCLDDPQRPAPGHAPLGLALPIHWTLEAKPAAAQANTLNSDQVEQLERWLQAPQRAWLRQRGIEAGEWCDAVEDRSPLALPERALRAVITERLRDELDGLTRNSEARWDTSKSGDWLRWSCGRGLLPPGAGAALDDSRLEQRWQNLQTTLFSLGPLQQPPRWEGLAIAPLPKAGETAVMISASKLQARTVLEGWFKHLLNQREGRCSPTVVICRGDSSSKAETFSVAMRWMPMEPQQADGLLSDLFALADEGLRICWPIPPESGLARAITLAKGRDVADRAFSTCWHGGIKRWAERDRGDLQACFGDGCDADSLLNSPGFDSAFDSLYAPLLEARSQ, from the coding sequence TTGCTAAGGATTTATCGCAGCAACAGAGCCGAGCTCTTAGCTCAGCTCCTCGCCCAGGATCTCAATCTCAACCCTCCCGAGCCTTTCGAACAGGTGGAGGTAGTGGTCAACACCTGGCCTACGAGCCGTTGGCTTGGCGAACGGCTGGCCAGCATCAACGGAATCAGCGCTCTCGTGCGCTTTCCTTTTCCCGGGAGCCGTCTCCGCCAACTGGTGCAAGCCGTGCTCAGCACGGAGGCTCCCATTGATGATCCCTGGCGAGCCGAACGGTTGGTCTGGACCGTGCTCGCTGTGCTGCCACAACTGATGCAACGCGAGGAGGCTAAGCAGCTCAGGCAGTGGTGGGACAGTCACCGGACGGCATCCGAGGCTCTGTCGCGGGAACAGTGGTTGCTCGCCCGCCAACTGGCAGACGCGGTGGATGATTACGCGCTTTACCGACCTCAGGAACTCGCTGGCTGGCTGGCCGGCGACGACGGCGGAAACCTCCCGGACACTCTGCGCTGGCAGCCCCTGCTCGTGCGTGCGCTCGCTGCGCTCCTTCCAAACGATCCCTTCGGCTTACAGGTTCAACGGGCCGTTGATCGACTGCGCTTGGGACAAGCGCCGGCCACACCGCTGCCGAAGCGTCTGAGGCTGTTCGGTCTCAGCAATCTCGCACCCGTGCAGATTGATCTACTTCAGGCTTTAGCCGGGGTCATACAGGTGGAGCTTTATTTGCTCACGCCCTGTCCGGATCTGTGGGAGCGATCAGCGCAACGACGGCGCCGACTGGGCGAAAACTGGACCGCATCGCCTGATGGAACCTGGCTGATCGAGGCCCCGAAACTGGAAGCCATCCTCGGTCGCATGGGAGGGGAATTCCAGCTGCTACTGGAGGGCAGTGGCGACTGCCTGCTCAGCAACACGGACCAGGCTGATCTGTTTGCCGATCCGGTGGCGATGGCAGCTTCAGAAGGCCGGCAGGGGTCCTTGCTGGAGCAACTGCAACGGCAGCTTGCAAGCACCGAACAAGTTCCATTGCAGCGCCAGAGCTCCGATCGCTCCTTGCTGTTCATGGGCTGTGCAGGTCCCTGGCGGGAAGTGCAGCTGGTGCGGGATCACATTCTTCACTGGATGGCCGACGATCCCACGCTTCAACCACGGGACATCCTCGTGATGACGCCTGATGTTGAGCGTTATGCCCCGCTGCTGGCCTCAGTGCTCTCTGACCAGGACGCCACCGGAGTGGATCTGCCCTGGCGCCTCACTGACCGCAGTCAGCAGAACAGCCCTGGATTGCAGCAGGCCTTCATGACCCTGCTTCAGCTCAGTGCGGAGCGTCTCACGGCCACAGGACTGGAAGCACTGATGAGCAATCCGGCGTTTCTCAGTCTTCAGGGTCTCGAAGCCCAGGAGGCGATGGACATCACCGCTGCCTTGCAACGCAGCGGCTTCCGTTGGGGACTTGATCATGAGGAACGCCATGGCGATGACACCCACAGCCTGCGCTGGTGCCTGGATCGCTGGCTCATCGGCTTGATCCTCCCCGATGAGCCTGGCCTGGCACTCGGCACCTGTGCTCCCGCCTTAGCGGATCTGAGCCTTCAGCAGCTCGAGCGCTGGTGGCCGCTTCTGGATCAAATCGCACGATGGATCGCTCAGTTGCGCCAAAGCGGAAGCTGCTCGGTGTGGGTGGAACGCTTGCGGCGGCTGCTCTCTGATCTCTTCGGCGACGGTGGTGCCTGGGACTGGGAACTGCAAGCAATCCAGCAATGCCTGGACGGCTGGGTGCTGCAGGCAGGCCACTGCGAACTCAACCTGGAAACCACTGTGGTGATCGCGGTTCTCGAGGAAGCACTTTCGGCGGACAGTGGCCGCTTCGGCCACCGCAGCGGTGCCATGACCGTGAGCGCCCTCGAACCAATGCGTGCCATTCCCCATCGGGTCATCGTGCTCATGGGGCTGGATGCCGCCTCCTTTCCTCGTACACGGGAACGCCCGGGATTTCATCTGCTGGAGCGGCAGCGGAGGCTTGGGGATCCAAGCAGTACAGATCAAGATCGCTACGTGCTGCTCGAAGCGCTGCTCTCCTCCCGTCAGCACCTGTTGATCAGCTGGAGCAGCCGTGATGAACGACGCGGAGACACGCTGCCGCCCTGTCCGCCCGTGCAGCAGTGGCTCAGCCTGCTGCGCCAGGAGCTCAGCGAGGAGGCGATGGCTCAGGTGTTGATCGAACCACCGGCCAACCCTCTGGACGCAGCCAACTTCATCCCTACCAAAACTGACGCATTGAGCTGTGATCGTCGCCTGCTTCAGGCCAGGCAGTGCCTCGACGATCCGCAACGCCCGGCCCCAGGCCATGCCCCCCTCGGTCTCGCCCTGCCCATTCACTGGACCCTGGAAGCGAAACCCGCGGCAGCGCAGGCCAACACGCTGAACAGCGACCAAGTGGAACAGCTGGAACGCTGGCTGCAGGCTCCCCAACGGGCTTGGCTCCGGCAGCGGGGCATCGAAGCTGGGGAGTGGTGTGATGCCGTTGAAGATCGATCTCCACTGGCCCTACCCGAACGCGCCCTTCGCGCCGTGATCACCGAGCGCTTGCGTGATGAACTCGATGGGCTCACGAGAAACTCTGAGGCCCGGTGGGACACCTCCAAGTCCGGAGACTGGTTGCGCTGGAGCTGCGGCCGGGGGCTGCTACCACCCGGGGCTGGGGCGGCGCTGGACGACAGCCGCCTGGAACAGCGTTGGCAAAACCTGCAGACCACCCTGTTCAGTCTCGGACCCCTGCAGCAACCTCCGCGATGGGAGGGGCTGGCGATTGCGCCACTACCAAAGGCTGGGGAGACCGCTGTGATGATCAGCGCCTCCAAACTTCAGGCCCGCACCGTGCTCGAGGGCTGGTTCAAACACCTTCTCAACCAGCGGGAGGGCCGATGCTCTCCGACCGTGGTGATCTGCCGCGGGGATAGCAGCAGCAAAGCCGAGACGTTCTCCGTCGCCATGCGCTGGATGCCGATGGAGCCGCAGCAGGCTGATGGATTGCTCAGCGACCTGTTTGCACTGGCTGATGAGGGGCTCCGGATCTGCTGGCCAATCCCCCCGGAAAGCGGACTGGCCAGAGCGATCACCCTGGCCAAAGGGAGAGACGTTGCCGACCGCGCCTTCAGCACCTGCTGGCATGGCGGGATCAAGCGTTGGGCCGAACGGGATCGAGGTGATCTCCAGGCCTGTTTCGGTGACGGTTGTGATGCGGACTCTCTCCTCAACAGCCCCGGGTTCGACAGCGCATTCGACAGCCTGTATGCCCCGCTTCTCGAGGCCAGAAGCCAATGA
- a CDS encoding 2TM domain-containing protein: MVDEVVRQRALQALRRKRSLNQQLRLYFIVNAILVLVWLGSGRGSFWPIYPIAFWGISLLIQGWSISHPDREFSEEEISREIERS, translated from the coding sequence ATGGTTGATGAGGTGGTTCGCCAGCGCGCTCTGCAGGCGCTGCGACGAAAGCGCAGTCTGAATCAGCAGTTGCGTCTTTATTTCATTGTTAATGCCATCCTTGTTCTCGTTTGGTTGGGCAGTGGTCGCGGATCCTTCTGGCCGATTTATCCGATCGCCTTTTGGGGTATTTCTTTGCTGATCCAGGGATGGAGTATCAGTCACCCTGATCGGGAGTTCAGCGAGGAGGAGATTTCTCGGGAGATCGAGCGCTCCTGA
- a CDS encoding metallophosphoesterase has product MAAVQGHHWVIGDVHGCHEALVSLVTVLPHNDHLVFCGDVINRGPAIADCMNLVWELVCGGRATWLCGNHEQSLIQGLEQSPASGHGDLLTIDTYRQLGDGLSRQWLQRLQQLPYVFQGEGWVATHAGFDDSGRPDLHIREPFWDHYNGRHGRVIVGHTPRPAVECQGHIVMIDTGAVYGGLLSAFCPETDAVVQVHGPRVISESPAQQRELATGLPC; this is encoded by the coding sequence ATGGCAGCCGTTCAGGGGCACCACTGGGTCATCGGTGATGTACACGGATGCCACGAAGCCCTGGTCAGCTTGGTGACTGTTCTGCCGCACAACGACCACTTGGTGTTCTGCGGTGATGTGATCAACCGAGGTCCAGCCATTGCCGACTGCATGAATCTGGTTTGGGAGCTGGTTTGCGGAGGACGGGCCACTTGGTTGTGCGGCAACCATGAGCAGAGCTTGATCCAGGGGCTTGAGCAGTCCCCCGCCAGCGGGCATGGAGACCTCTTGACGATCGACACCTACCGCCAGCTCGGGGATGGCCTCTCGCGCCAGTGGCTGCAGCGTCTGCAACAGCTTCCTTACGTGTTCCAGGGCGAGGGATGGGTCGCCACTCACGCAGGATTTGACGACTCCGGGCGCCCAGACCTGCACATCCGTGAACCCTTCTGGGATCACTACAACGGGCGTCACGGCAGGGTCATTGTCGGGCATACCCCTCGACCAGCTGTTGAGTGCCAAGGCCACATCGTGATGATCGACACCGGCGCCGTCTACGGCGGCCTGCTTTCGGCCTTTTGTCCTGAAACCGATGCGGTGGTTCAGGTGCATGGACCCAGAGTCATCTCTGAGAGTCCTGCTCAGCAAAGAGAACTGGCCACAGGGCTGCCTTGCTAA
- a CDS encoding UvrD-helicase domain-containing protein: protein MTGQGEARTIRFEPNRYPLTPGLRLLEASAGTGKTFALAHLVMRLVVERELKLDALLVVTFTEAAADELRDRIGKRLDGALQGLLRLEQGDDDGATASDAVLQEWLEEHGRDRAGRRNKASLLLEALEALERADITTIHGFCRRTLRRQALESGRSLDLSLDDDPQTLVEEVAHDLWREQILSLDPGDVAGLLQTGLREDTLTAELLRLDGDCGVRIAEDAESINPEDALRDIFPLWLKQRWLHFCELWSSEGAELEQCLRDCAQEWHSLGCKDTKPYSRKPTKNRAALLSSWLETSDDTQSLPIRYADVRNQAILGTFFHPGVFSKTARKCGETSPNLPRPELMQAIAALWDGPGEQTWRYLLMRGLREIDQRRQRRGVVGFSGLLDALNPTDPSRSQPWITALRTRYKVALIDEFQDTDPLQWKLLHQTFASSDHLLLMVGDPKQAIYRFRGGDLNTYKSARAQVDRIDDLLDNRRTTPPLMEAMNCLMSPGLKHSELPVPAVSAKASCTPLSLPAGEAPLQILAFNPEDAGGNRSRTDLEASIPSFAADLLLQILGNDTSLTPADLCVLVSRHRQAEAIRDQLSRVGLPSRLISPGDVLSSRGADELQWFLDGLARPADNERLRRLAAGALMQWPADTLEACDRNGQLDQFAAQLQALAEALPRLGLMGCLAQLLEGETLADLSTRGRLLGDLQQCARLVQDSMHRQGLNAAGGADWLRRQRLHPPDNVPEQRQPYSDLVASAVAVFTVHRSKGLQYPVVICPYLWEAPSPGKGPLWRLPAGDRSGSWRVALNPHWGSGHAATCADEDECMAEAERLSYVAVTRAERHLVLFSAGEANPSGNPLDPWLEALADEDHPQISLHHPRAIPPDVRWSPSRQPRSLQCGRVPKEALDRSWGRSSYSAWIASASSPHQSNRTNPHELEEGRDVDARTDAPSTSAPDLGPAEVPDVQPSGEPLPRNGSLSTFPRGASAGDCLHRILEQIPFDQPIEQPNNHELVERELSRSGLDLTLKDDVLKAVNTILRSPLGGPLGTLRLADLHSGRRLHELSFDLPVAHTGRAVRASALASAFRRDSHKRFGSDYAARLETLDIHSRGFLTGSIDLVFTDGDDPTTARWWVADWKSNWIGERDDGGQPLHCGPRHYTQSAMEEQMLQHHYPLQAHLYLVALHRFLQWRLIDYSPDRHLGGYAYVFLRGVSERGGSGVILEPAPLQRLESLNQLLQGAQP, encoded by the coding sequence ATGACAGGTCAAGGGGAAGCCCGCACCATCCGCTTCGAGCCGAACCGCTACCCGCTCACCCCGGGGCTGAGATTGCTGGAGGCCAGCGCAGGCACCGGCAAAACCTTTGCCTTGGCCCATCTGGTGATGCGGCTTGTGGTGGAAAGAGAGCTCAAGCTCGATGCACTTCTTGTGGTGACGTTCACAGAAGCAGCAGCTGATGAACTGCGTGACCGCATCGGCAAGCGACTCGACGGAGCGCTTCAAGGGCTCCTGCGTCTTGAACAGGGAGACGATGACGGGGCAACGGCAAGCGATGCGGTTCTCCAGGAGTGGCTGGAGGAGCATGGCCGCGATCGAGCAGGGCGCAGAAACAAGGCCAGCCTGCTTCTTGAAGCTCTCGAAGCGCTTGAACGAGCCGATATCACCACCATTCATGGCTTCTGCCGGCGCACCTTGCGCCGGCAAGCCCTGGAGAGTGGCAGGAGCCTGGATCTCTCGCTCGACGATGACCCTCAGACCCTGGTGGAAGAGGTGGCCCATGACCTCTGGCGCGAACAGATCCTCTCGCTTGACCCCGGCGATGTCGCCGGGCTCCTGCAGACAGGACTGCGAGAAGACACCCTGACGGCTGAACTCTTGCGTCTTGATGGCGATTGCGGTGTGCGCATCGCCGAAGACGCCGAGAGCATCAATCCTGAGGACGCTCTACGGGATATTTTCCCCCTCTGGCTCAAGCAGCGATGGCTGCACTTCTGCGAGCTCTGGAGCAGCGAAGGAGCTGAACTGGAGCAGTGCCTTCGCGATTGCGCCCAGGAATGGCACAGCCTCGGCTGCAAGGACACGAAGCCCTACAGCCGCAAACCCACGAAGAATCGCGCCGCCCTGCTGAGCAGCTGGCTTGAAACAAGCGACGACACGCAATCGCTACCAATCCGTTACGCAGACGTGCGCAACCAGGCCATTCTTGGCACTTTTTTTCACCCAGGCGTCTTCTCCAAAACAGCCCGCAAATGCGGCGAAACCTCACCAAACCTGCCTCGACCTGAGCTAATGCAAGCGATCGCTGCGCTCTGGGATGGACCAGGGGAGCAGACCTGGCGCTATCTGCTCATGCGCGGACTGCGCGAGATCGATCAACGACGCCAACGTCGCGGAGTGGTGGGTTTCTCCGGCCTTCTCGATGCTCTGAACCCCACGGATCCATCCAGGTCGCAACCGTGGATCACAGCCCTGCGGACCCGCTACAAGGTTGCATTGATCGACGAATTTCAAGACACCGATCCCCTCCAGTGGAAGCTCCTGCACCAGACCTTTGCCTCCAGCGACCATCTTCTGCTGATGGTGGGCGACCCCAAACAGGCGATCTATCGCTTTCGTGGTGGCGATCTGAACACCTACAAGAGCGCACGCGCTCAGGTCGATCGCATCGACGACCTGCTCGACAACAGGCGCACCACACCTCCACTGATGGAGGCCATGAACTGCTTAATGTCTCCAGGACTCAAGCACTCCGAGCTCCCAGTACCCGCGGTATCGGCGAAGGCCAGCTGCACCCCTCTGTCGCTGCCGGCAGGCGAGGCACCGTTGCAGATCCTCGCGTTCAATCCCGAGGATGCAGGCGGCAACAGGAGTCGAACCGATCTGGAGGCAAGCATTCCCTCCTTCGCTGCGGATCTGCTGCTTCAGATCCTCGGCAACGACACCTCGCTCACCCCTGCAGACCTCTGCGTTCTTGTCAGTCGCCACCGGCAGGCTGAGGCAATCCGCGACCAGCTCTCACGGGTGGGCCTGCCCAGCCGACTGATCAGCCCTGGGGATGTGCTCAGCAGCCGTGGAGCCGATGAATTGCAATGGTTCCTCGATGGTCTTGCCCGCCCAGCGGACAATGAACGGCTGCGCCGACTGGCTGCAGGAGCCTTGATGCAATGGCCTGCCGACACCCTGGAAGCGTGCGATCGAAACGGGCAACTCGACCAGTTCGCCGCCCAGCTCCAGGCCCTCGCCGAAGCCTTGCCTCGGCTCGGACTGATGGGCTGCCTGGCCCAACTTCTGGAAGGTGAAACTCTGGCAGACCTGTCGACCCGCGGACGCCTCCTGGGAGATCTGCAGCAGTGCGCACGCCTGGTGCAGGACTCCATGCACCGACAGGGGCTCAATGCTGCAGGCGGAGCTGACTGGCTGCGCCGGCAGCGCCTGCATCCACCGGATAACGTTCCGGAACAGCGCCAGCCTTACAGCGATCTGGTGGCCAGCGCAGTGGCCGTGTTCACGGTGCATCGCAGCAAGGGTCTGCAATATCCGGTTGTGATCTGTCCCTACCTCTGGGAGGCGCCATCTCCTGGGAAAGGGCCACTGTGGCGTCTTCCTGCAGGTGATCGCTCAGGGAGCTGGAGGGTGGCCCTGAATCCGCACTGGGGAAGCGGCCACGCAGCCACCTGCGCCGATGAAGATGAGTGCATGGCGGAGGCCGAACGTCTGTCCTATGTGGCGGTCACCCGCGCTGAACGCCATTTGGTGCTCTTCAGTGCCGGTGAAGCCAACCCCAGCGGCAATCCTCTGGATCCCTGGCTGGAAGCACTTGCTGACGAGGACCATCCGCAAATCAGCCTGCATCACCCACGTGCCATTCCTCCAGACGTGCGCTGGAGCCCATCCAGACAACCCCGGTCACTTCAGTGCGGACGGGTACCGAAGGAAGCCCTGGATCGCTCCTGGGGACGCAGCAGCTACTCGGCATGGATTGCCAGTGCCTCCAGCCCACACCAAAGCAATCGCACCAATCCTCACGAACTCGAGGAAGGCCGGGATGTGGATGCCAGAACCGACGCACCGTCCACAAGCGCGCCAGACCTTGGGCCTGCCGAGGTGCCAGACGTCCAGCCAAGTGGAGAGCCACTGCCGCGCAATGGCTCTCTCAGCACGTTTCCCCGTGGAGCATCAGCAGGCGATTGCCTGCATCGGATCCTGGAGCAGATTCCCTTCGATCAGCCGATCGAACAACCCAACAACCACGAACTCGTCGAGCGCGAGCTGAGTCGTTCCGGCCTGGATCTCACGTTGAAAGATGACGTTCTCAAGGCCGTCAACACGATCCTCCGCTCACCCCTTGGCGGCCCCCTCGGCACTCTGCGCCTGGCTGATCTCCACAGCGGTCGCCGCCTGCATGAACTCAGCTTCGATCTTCCAGTGGCCCATACGGGCAGAGCTGTGCGGGCATCGGCTCTTGCCAGTGCCTTCCGCCGGGACTCACACAAGCGGTTTGGTTCGGACTATGCCGCTCGACTGGAGACTCTGGACATTCACAGCCGGGGCTTCCTCACAGGCTCAATCGATCTGGTGTTCACCGATGGGGATGATCCCACCACCGCCCGCTGGTGGGTCGCCGACTGGAAGAGCAACTGGATCGGCGAGCGGGACGACGGTGGACAGCCCCTGCATTGCGGCCCACGGCACTACACCCAATCCGCGATGGAGGAGCAGATGCTCCAGCACCACTACCCCCTCCAAGCCCACCTTTATCTGGTGGCCCTGCATCGCTTCCTGCAGTGGCGTCTGATCGACTACTCCCCGGATCGCCATCTCGGCGGCTACGCCTACGTCTTTCTTCGCGGTGTCAGCGAGCGGGGGGGGAGCGGCGTGATTCTCGAACCTGCACCGTTGCAGCGGCTGGAAAGTTTGAATCAGCTGCTCCAAGGAGCCCAGCCATGA
- the nrdJ gene encoding ribonucleoside-triphosphate reductase, adenosylcobalamin-dependent, with protein MTLTPSRSVSSDTKTTLSGNGDFPATAPAANPVFYRTYSRRSSVGRESWTQVGARNLGGLEKLGSLTSEEMELMARMQAEKKALPSGRWLWIGGTPWIEQQENFSGAYNCTSTNLVDWEAFGLMMDLAMMGCGTGAIIEPHLINRLPVVSNPIEILNVSDIGVTPAGQRQEHTSHTINEDLVSIKVGDTRRGWVDSYQLLLELSSDQRFAGKTVKVEVDLSDVRPVGETLKGFGGMANPVKLKDLYGRVARLLGKAVGRKLTSVECCLLIDEAAVTIVAGNIRRSAGMRQFASNDSSAAGAKDNLWQQDDDGNWRIDPERDALRMANHTRVYHTRPTREVLLEAVTRQFHSGEGAIQFAPEAIARSNADLLNTPELRREFIEIYCDQGRDEAGRWLDLHHGPMDAAELEHRLGRYGLNPCGEILGADFHCNLAEIHLNQIDPSDDEGQRDAFRAGALSVACLLNHQFEVERYRQSRAWDPIVGVSFTGLFDFFVHAFGTPWLQWWEAGRPNTEEGQDFKRREAEYLTRWKATVNEAVWEYCDRHGLRRPNRCTTVQPAGTKSLLTGAAPGWHPPKAQRFIRRITFRKNDPVAMACMDYGYTVVPSQSDKDDQGRLLDDPFDPRCTEWLVEIPTEVSWANLPGADAVDINAFSAMAQFDFYMQVQTHYTAHNTSATIEFREHEIETLTDALHKTIENGDGYISAALLARFDANATFPRLPFEPIDADTYERMQNEVIQRRVSSDFFEALQRYDMGEISEAGPAGCDSDKCLLPLAKPNS; from the coding sequence GTGACCCTGACTCCAAGCCGCAGCGTCAGCTCGGACACCAAAACAACGCTGTCTGGGAATGGCGATTTCCCAGCGACTGCCCCCGCCGCCAATCCCGTTTTTTATCGGACCTACAGCCGTCGCAGCAGCGTGGGCCGGGAAAGCTGGACGCAGGTCGGCGCACGCAACCTTGGTGGACTGGAGAAGCTCGGCAGCCTCACGTCCGAGGAAATGGAGTTGATGGCTCGGATGCAGGCCGAGAAGAAAGCGCTCCCATCCGGACGTTGGCTGTGGATCGGCGGCACACCTTGGATCGAGCAACAAGAAAACTTTTCAGGCGCCTACAACTGCACATCCACCAATCTCGTGGACTGGGAAGCCTTCGGCCTGATGATGGACCTGGCCATGATGGGCTGTGGCACTGGCGCCATCATTGAGCCCCATCTGATCAACCGTCTGCCGGTGGTCAGCAACCCGATCGAAATCCTCAACGTCTCCGACATCGGCGTCACCCCCGCAGGTCAGCGCCAAGAGCACACCAGCCACACCATCAACGAGGACCTTGTCTCTATCAAGGTTGGTGACACCCGTCGCGGCTGGGTCGACAGCTACCAACTACTCCTGGAACTCAGCAGTGATCAACGGTTTGCAGGAAAAACCGTCAAGGTTGAAGTGGATTTGTCCGATGTCCGTCCAGTCGGCGAAACCCTCAAGGGTTTCGGCGGAATGGCCAATCCGGTGAAGCTCAAGGACCTGTACGGGAGGGTTGCTCGGCTTCTCGGCAAAGCGGTCGGCCGCAAACTCACCTCTGTTGAGTGCTGCTTGCTCATCGATGAAGCCGCTGTCACCATCGTCGCCGGCAACATTCGCCGCAGCGCTGGCATGCGTCAGTTCGCCTCCAACGACTCCAGCGCAGCCGGTGCCAAGGACAATCTCTGGCAACAGGATGACGACGGCAACTGGCGCATCGATCCGGAACGGGACGCCTTGCGCATGGCCAATCACACCCGGGTTTACCACACGCGTCCCACACGCGAGGTGTTGCTGGAGGCTGTGACGCGCCAATTCCACAGTGGCGAGGGTGCCATTCAGTTCGCACCTGAGGCGATCGCACGCTCAAACGCCGATCTCCTCAACACACCGGAACTGCGCCGGGAGTTCATCGAGATCTATTGCGATCAAGGCCGGGACGAGGCCGGCCGCTGGCTCGATCTTCACCACGGGCCCATGGATGCTGCCGAACTGGAGCATCGCCTTGGCCGATACGGTCTCAATCCATGCGGCGAAATTCTCGGTGCCGATTTCCACTGCAACCTGGCGGAGATCCACCTCAACCAAATCGACCCAAGCGATGACGAAGGCCAGCGCGATGCCTTCCGCGCAGGTGCGCTGTCAGTGGCCTGTCTCCTGAACCATCAGTTCGAAGTGGAGCGCTACCGCCAGAGCCGTGCCTGGGATCCGATTGTGGGCGTGAGCTTCACCGGCTTGTTCGACTTCTTTGTGCATGCCTTCGGCACCCCCTGGCTGCAGTGGTGGGAAGCCGGACGCCCCAACACCGAAGAAGGTCAGGACTTCAAACGCCGTGAAGCCGAGTATCTGACCCGCTGGAAAGCCACGGTGAATGAGGCCGTTTGGGAGTACTGCGACCGCCATGGCCTGCGTCGCCCCAATCGCTGCACAACCGTGCAACCCGCAGGCACCAAGAGCCTGCTCACCGGTGCAGCACCCGGCTGGCACCCCCCCAAGGCCCAGCGCTTCATCCGCCGGATCACCTTCCGCAAGAACGACCCCGTGGCCATGGCTTGCATGGACTACGGCTACACCGTGGTGCCTTCTCAGTCTGACAAAGATGATCAGGGCCGCCTGCTGGATGATCCCTTCGATCCCCGCTGCACCGAATGGTTGGTGGAGATCCCAACTGAAGTGAGCTGGGCCAATCTTCCCGGTGCCGATGCTGTGGACATCAACGCGTTCTCAGCCATGGCGCAGTTCGACTTCTACATGCAGGTTCAAACGCACTACACCGCGCACAACACCTCAGCCACCATCGAGTTCCGTGAGCACGAGATCGAAACTCTCACCGATGCTCTCCACAAGACCATCGAAAACGGCGACGGCTATATCTCAGCAGCTCTGCTGGCCCGTTTCGACGCCAATGCCACGTTCCCTCGGCTCCCCTTCGAGCCCATTGATGCCGACACCTATGAACGCATGCAGAACGAGGTCATTCAGCGCCGCGTGAGCTCGGACTTCTTCGAAGCCCTGCAGCGTTACGACATGGGTGAGATCAGCGAGGCGGGTCCTGCCGGCTGCGATTCCGACAAGTGTCTGCTGCCGCTGGCCAAGCCGAACTCCTGA
- a CDS encoding DUF3104 domain-containing protein gives MPEECSPLPKLPDPEHRPIFLGLKPGMTVIVRHDSLLGEAQDKDWWMGLVLHCNGGARDPSIYTLFQIADVDTGVVRWVNADLVTHVLPKGLNGQRGAAA, from the coding sequence ATGCCCGAAGAGTGCTCCCCGCTCCCAAAGCTGCCTGACCCTGAGCACCGTCCAATCTTCCTTGGTTTAAAGCCAGGCATGACCGTGATCGTCAGACATGACTCCCTGCTAGGAGAAGCGCAAGACAAAGACTGGTGGATGGGACTTGTGCTCCACTGCAACGGAGGAGCGAGGGATCCAAGCATTTATACGCTGTTCCAAATCGCTGATGTGGACACGGGTGTTGTCCGTTGGGTCAACGCTGATCTGGTCACCCATGTGTTGCCGAAAGGCCTGAATGGGCAAAGGGGGGCTGCTGCCTGA